A window of Daucus carota subsp. sativus chromosome 2, DH1 v3.0, whole genome shotgun sequence genomic DNA:
AGATTTCACTTGGGTGGAGACGTATCATTGTTTATCGAGGCCGAGAGTATTGCTCAACCCAGCCAACACTATGGAGGCGAGTATGGGGGGAACTATGGACAAACCGGACAAACCGTTGCAGGTGGCCAAGTTTCAAATTATGTTGAAAACTACGGTGGGAGTTTTGGAGGCGATTATGGGGGAAACTATGGACAAAGCCAGGGCATGCAAGGGTGGTCTAGCGGCTACAACTACGGGACGATTGGAGAGTATGGTGGTGGCTCGAGTAATACGGGTCGTTTTGTTGTTGAAGAGGTTGTGGACGAGGACGATTTGAGTGGTAGACAGCCATCACCGGCTCGTCAAACCCCGAAAAGAGGTGCAGCTATAGCTCTTGCACTGGAGAACCAGGAGGATGATGAAGAGTATGGCTCGGAAAGAGCCATAAGCAGCAGTGACGATTCGGAGTGGAATCTATCACAGGAGGATGTTCCGGAAAGTGAAGATTTTTCGGAGGTTGATTCCGATGAAGAAAGAGAGGGAAACATGCACTTGCAAACACAGTCATTGTCTATTCATGAACCTAGAGCTGCATGGTTTGGATCCCAGGATTACGAGCCTGTGATTGTGTCCAACAAGGACGCAGTTATGTCACTCGGGTTTGATCCCGCCAACGATGAGTTGACCGAAGGAGCTCTATTTGCTACCAAGGAAGTGCTCATAGCTGCTGTGAAACATGCACACATAAGTACAGATCGAAATTTCATCGTGGAGAAAAGCTCCACGCAAGTCTACAAAGTTAAATGTGTGGTTTCAAACTGCAAGTGGAAGCTAAGGGCCGCGAAGAAGAAGTCCCACGGCCTTTTTCAAATAACTAAATGTCCAGAGATTCACACATGCCTACTGGATAGACCCACGCAGGACCACCGCAAAATTTCAGCAAAAATGATTGGCTATGTGGTTGCTCCCTACGTAAGTCCTACAACCTTGGATATCATTATATGTCTAAATATTATCGTTTATTATTCATCgttaatgttaatatattttgtttcaacAGATCTCCCAGACCCCTCAATTGAAGGTAAGCAACATCATCACAATGGTCAATGATGAGTACCACCATTTGGTTAGTTACTTGAAAGCATGGAGGGGGAAGATGGCCGCCATGGAAAGCGTTTATGGAAGCTGGAAGACAACCTACAACGAGCTCCCTCGGTTCCTTAATGTCATGGCCAGTACAAATGTCGGAAGTatagttgtggttgaggttgttccaCATCATAAAGAGAGGGGTACATCGACATTTGTTCGTGCATTTTGGTGCCTAAAAGCAATGATTGATGGTTGGCAGTATGCACGGCCAGTTATTTCCATTGATGGTACATTTCTTAAGGGAAAGTATAATGAGAAATTGCTGGTCGCGGTGGGAGTCGACTCTAATAACCACCAATATCCCATATGCTTCGCCCTTGTTGATGAGGAAACAACTGAAAATTGGTCTTGGTTTCTACGTCTTTTACGTAGACATGTATGCCGAGATAGATTGGGGGTTTGTATTATATCTGACCGTGCGACGGGGATCCTTGCTGCAATGAATGACGAAGCGAGTGGTTTTACCCCGCCGATGGGCTATCACAGATTCTGCCTCCATCATGTTAGGAGCAACTTCTCCAAGGCATTCCCGGGAAAGGAGCTTAAAATGTTAATGTGGCTAGCCGGCAATACGCCACAGATTAGGAAATATGATGCCTACATGAAGAAGATTGGAGAGCTTTCGCCTCAAGGCTTGAGGTGGTTGCTAGGGATAAGTCCAGCCCTCTGGACTATTTGTCATGACACAGGCCACGCTCGTTTCGGCCAAGCTACCACAAACATCACAGAGAGCTTTAATGGTAACGTGCGCGTGGCTCGGCACCTACCTGTGACCGCAAtgattgaattcatgttttataAAACTGTTAGGACGGTCAATAAGGAGAGGAACGCAGTGCTTGAGGGCATTGGGGAGGGTCATGAACTTTGTCTAAGGACGAGAAATAAGTTGGAGAAGATTGCAGCCAAAGCTAACACACACCGGGTCGAGACATTTAATAGAGGAACCGGTTTGTTCTCCGTAAAGACGCAAAGGTACATGGTAAAAGGGTGCAATAAGGGCGGGAACACGCAGGTGGTTGACATAACTCAGCGTACATGCACTTGCGGGAAATGGGCTTGCCACCGCCTACCGTGTTCACATTTGATTGCTGCTTGCAACCACAATCACTTAAACTGGAAACAGTGGATTGGCCCCTTCCACTACAACTCTACTTTGTTGAAATTGTGGGAGCCAATGATATATCCATTACCAGCAACTGGGTATTGGGATATTGATTTGCCAGTGCAATGGAGAATGTTTGGAACTGTGGTACCGAACGAGGCCTTGCGAAAGAGAAGGCGTAAACGAGGAGAAAGGGGTCAATCCGTCAGAATACGCACGGAGATGGACAGTTCCCGTACAAGTCACAAATGTGGCCGCTGCAAGCAAGAAGGACACACTAGACGTAGTAAAAGGTGTCCATTGTACAATGTTGACCCTACTGTGTAATTTAATTGCCATTTTATTTTTAGTCCTtgtttttaattgttaatttgtattttccttTTCAGTCCTTGTTTTTTATTGTTACTCTGTATTTTTCTTtcgttttttattgttaatccaattttgttaattaatttaatgtaatgGTGTTGAAGCAATAAATAAACTTCAAGGAAACAGAAGCATTCGGGACAAGATATTACACACTGGCAAAAGAAAGGCTGTAAAGAAAAGATTCTGCTCAGTTAAAGGacaatatataataaagtaAAGTGATGTGAAAAGAAAGGTTGTATAGATTAGACTACACACTGGCAAACCATAGCAAGCATGTAAAGAAAAGATTCTGCTCAGTTTAAGGACTTGTCAATTCCAAAATTATTATCATATCCGGAAATATATTTACCTGAACAATACTCCattggcctataaataggccttcatTATGTGGTTGATACACATACATTCAACCAAACAAACACATAAAACACATCATTTTGTTACAATTCCGATGATATCATTGTCTTCAAGCTCTCTCGTTGCATCAAGCAACCACTTCTGTAATTGTGGTGTGAGGGCTAAAATACGAACTTGTTGGAATGATGAGATGATGGCTCAGAGATTTTACTGCTGCGGTTCTCCAATTGTAAGTAAAGTTTTGGAATATACAACATATGTTTACATTCTTTGTGCTTAAAACTGTAAAATATTTAACTACAGGCAAATAGCTGTTATTATTTCAAATGGATTGATGATGAGCCTTTGGAGGATGATGCTATAATTACTCGATTGAATGATGAGCGTCTACATCTGCAGGCCACTCTTCACGCTTGTGAGACAAGGGTGCAAGAACTCGAGAATGCAATTATCCTGGAGAGAAGCAGGAAAATGCATAAGGCATTGACTTCCGTAGTAGGATTACTTTGTTTAATGATCGCATTGTTTGTGGCTTTTCTCGTGATTTAAATGTTGTGTCGTTAAATTTGTCGCAATTTGGTTTAAAGCACATGTAATGACATATTGTGCTTCAGTGCATGatctagtttttattgttaatctgTATTTTTCTTTTCAGTCCTTGTTTTTTATTGTTGTTAATCCATTttcgttaattaatttaatgtaatggtgttaaagcaataaataaacttaaaagaaacagaagcattacataaactaaaacgaaattacatatgattaaaatgagaaCATGACTTAAGTTCTCAATCCTTGGTGATGTCTACAATATAGTCGGAACCATATTCTTCATAATTATCTTCATCATCCACAGCGTCAACATCTCCCCAAATTGCCCAATAATCAGCTTCATCACGTGCATCAAGTTTAGCCTGCAATGCATCGCATTCTTGCTTAATTCCAGCCATGTATCGATTGTAGCGAGCATCAGAAACTACTTTATCCAACGGACGAAGTCTGTCTTCTAAAAGTTTATCAACTTCAGGATAACGTCTCCCCTCGTCCTCAACCTCCTGCTCTGTCGGCACCCAATCTTTGCCGTTTCGGGCTCTCCTAGTAGAGAACTTGCGTTGCAAATAGTACGCATGATCCCGCTTGATCTTCAACGTTTGTGGTGGTTTGCTTTTAGGAACTACTGCAGGTCGTTGGTTGTTTTGGTTGCTGCGCATCCCTCCCAACAATAGCTCTGGTTGTTGTCTTCTATGTTGTTGCTGTTCCAGGCGTTTTTCGTAGCCAGGGGACATTGGCATTTTACCCTTTTCCATCTTGGTGCAGCTGAATTGATGTTTTTTCGTAGTTCAAATGTGGAAACCGAGTTCAATGTATGTGTAGAAGACAGACTGGAGGACCTATTTATAAGACAGGTCGCCAACGAATTATTGTTAGGCAAAAATTGAAATCCAACTGTATTCATTAAATGCATGCTTTGATTTCTTTAAATCCATTCTATTTTGATGGAAGATATGGTTCACATGTGTACAGTAATAAGCCTGacatttttaaaagtttgaaaTAACAACTCTCTGCTGCAGTGTTGTTTCTTTGCAGTCTTCTTTTGCAGTGTtgtctttattttgtttaaagtgGTGAGAAGACAActcatatttacattttttaaatgACAAGGGAAATTCAATACAGGCCTATACTGCTAAAACACGATTGATAAATGTACATCAGGCACTAAAACACGATAGATAAATGTACATCAGGCACTAAAGCACGATAGATAAATGTACAACAATTAAATCCATGACATgaacttgaaaatatttcattacAAGTGCTTGAAACCAAATTGCGACAAATTTAACAACACAACATTTAAAGAACGAGAAAACCAACTTAGACTGAAAGGTAGATAACAAACACGATGGTACTACGACCACTTATTCGTCCTCGGACGACATTACACTATCAGAATAATAATCCGGACTGGTGACCAGTGCAAGGTATTGTTGTTCCTTAAACCAGTCCCCTGCTTCCCGAAACATCCTAGCATCATCGTATAGGCTCTGACGCTGCAGACGCAGTTGCATGCGATTCTCCTCTTCTCTCGCTCTGAATAGGGTGGCCTCCATCTCCTGCGGCGTCTCTCGAGGCATAGTACGAGCCTTTTGTTTAGGAATTGGAATCCCAGCTAGTGCACAACATTCCCTGCACACTTCAAGCGAACGCACACGCCACGTCCACTCATCCAACATGGTGGTAATCGACTCAGGGGAGTAGCGTAAATTAGGATTTAAAGAGTACCTAAACTCATCCTCACACCACCATTTCCTACCCATGGCAACAAACAGATCACCTGGTGTGTAACTCATGATTTATGTTGAACTATTTCTTGTGCGAGTTCTATGGTTGTGAGTGCATTGACAATATTGTATGtgaacctatttataggcaCAGCATAACATTGCAACGAAATAATGCtcatattcacatgatcaacagttgtatctcataatgctgatattcacatgatcaacagttgtatctcataatgctgatattcacatgatcaacagtagtaTCTGATAATGCAGAGGGTCACATGGTGTACAGTAGGTCATAAAGTAAAGGTTCTGCAAAAGTAGTATCTGATAATGCAGAGGGTCATAAATTAAAGGTTCTGCAAAAGTAGTATCTGATAATGCAGAGGGTCACATGGTGTACAGTAGGTCATAAAGTAAAGGTTCTGCAAAAGTAAAGTGCCTCACTGTAAAGATTAGACTGTACAAAGTTTCTCACTTTATAGATTAGACCCACGTTTTCATACTGCCAAACCATAGCATGCATTGAAAGAAAAGATTCAGCTCATTTAAAGGACTTGTCAATTCAAAAATTGACAAGTCCTTTAAATATATTCAGCTAAACAATAATCCATTCGCCTATAAATAGGTCTTCATTATGGTTGATACACATACAAGcaactaaacaaacacaaaattcactCATCACTTAAGCTGAAAATGGATAAGGGCAAGGCACCAATGGATAAGGGGAAAGCACCAATGACCCCCGGCTGCGAAAAACGCCTCAAACAGCAACAAGATAGGAGACAGCCGGAGCTTGTGTTGGGAGGGATGCGCAACAACCGAAGCAACCAACCTAAACCAGCTCCTAAAAGCAAGGCACCACCGGTCGTGCAACAAAAGAAAACTCGGCCACCGTTGGGACGGATGCGCACTGACTTTGACATCAAGAAAATGATAGAGGAGACGAGAGAAGAGAGACGTCTCGAGGTTGAACATCAAAAGAACGTGAAGAAGTGGAACAAACTCTTCCGTTATATTTGCAGGTATGTTTATAGGAGGATTAGAAGGGGCAAAGATTGGGTGATGACGGAGGCGGAAGATGATATCCATAACAGAAAATTCCCTGAAGTTCACAAACTCTATTTTCAACGCCATCGTGAGATGGGTGAGATGGATATCCCATTTGGTGATTCTCGCATGAGGTATTATGCGGCTAAAATCGATGAAGAGTGCGCCGCACTGCAGGCTAAACTCGAGGGAAGTCAGGAAGCCAGATTTTGGGCCGAGTGGGGAGATGTGGACAATGTAACTTATCAGTGCCGTCGAGTGCAAATGCCTACCCCGTGGGTCGATGAAGATGAAGTGGAAGGCGGTGTTGCTGATGATGGTGGAGACGATGATGCTCACGCTGAggacgatgaagatgatgatgaaggataTGATTCCGACTATATTGTGGACCTCACTCAGGATTGAGAACTTATGTCATGttctcattttaatcatatgtaatttcccttcagtttatgtaatgcttctgtttcgtttaagtttatgtaatgcGAATTACCTTTTAAGTACAATCTATAtgagcttaaatatttaaatatgacaatctataatattatattatatcattacataatataataatataaaatataatatcacaaataatgtatcactatataatataaaatatttttatattatatcattatataaataatattataaaatattataatataaatatttactaaaacttcaattaaatatataaatatatatatatatatcactatataatataaaatatttttatattatatcattatataaattatattataaaatattataatataaataatatgggtcgccatttgaaataatattttctgatttttgattttttttttttaaaaataacccaTATGGGTCGCCCTTTGAAAGCGCGACCCatacttatatatttatgtttgggTCGCTCTTTCAAAGCGCGACCTTACTGGaaattttttttggtttgggTCGCGTTTTCTCCCCTCatttagactggttagttttgaaagctcgaaaaaaaactggttacttttgaaaagtggttgaaTAGAGTGGTTACAAATGATACGGAGCCGACAGAGTCTTATTGTCATGTCAGGCTATTCTAGTTACTTCTACACTCCACCAGGTCTATAACTTCATTTACATGTGAGGCTTTTCTATTCACTTTCACGCTACACCACGTTGATAACGGAggaaaatattactccctcagtccccctggtagtatacattggggcacggggacgcggcacggactttaatactcttataaaatgtagttgtgcaatctatttttaaaatttttcttttctgaattaaagtttggatgttatatttttatacagaaaaagaaaatctcaaaaataagttccggaactatattttataagagcattgaaatacgtgtcgagcagtgaaaaagaaacgtatagaattaaatgggacagagggagtaacattcaATGTTGTATTGACTGGAAAAAGAGATCAGATTCATACTGCTtgtcagtgttctaaaaatccccgatttaaccgataaatccccgattaatcccctgcaaggtcggtcaccgatccgatttttgaaatccgattaatccttatatatatttcataatcgaagtatatgtgataaattattaaaattaaaatac
This region includes:
- the LOC108194961 gene encoding uncharacterized protein LOC108194961; amino-acid sequence: MDGYVNVNFFWGGEIIKQDNDVLYTLDPKEMMYVKLSSSLEELRDMVFGLMHISRHHWDVKLSVKYPRIGVSNLVSGFFVKSVKSDDDVRRMLSIPERFHLGGDVSLFIEAESIAQPSQHYGGEYGGNYGQTGQTVAGGQVSNYVENYGGSFGGDYGGNYGQSQGMQGWSSGYNYGTIGEYGGGSSNTGRFVVEEVVDEDDLSGRQPSPARQTPKRGAAIALALENQEDDEEYGSERAISSSDDSEWNLSQEDVPESEDFSEVDSDEEREGNMHLQTQSLSIHEPRAAWFGSQDYEPVIVSNKDAVMSLGFDPANDELTEGALFATKEVLIAAVKHAHISTDRNFIVEKSSTQVYKVKCVVSNCKWKLRAAKKKSHGLFQITKCPEIHTCLLDRPTQDHRKISAKMIGYVVAPYISQTPQLKVSNIITMVNDEYHHLVSYLKAWRGKMAAMESVYGSWKTTYNELPRFLNVMASTNVGSIVVVEVVPHHKERGTSTFVRAFWCLKAMIDGWQYARPVISIDGTFLKGKYNEKLLVAVGVDSNNHQYPICFALVDEETTENWSWFLRLLRRHVCRDRLGVCIISDRATGILAAMNDEASGFTPPMGYHRFCLHHVRSNFSKAFPGKELKMLMWLAGNTPQIRKYDAYMKKIGELSPQGLRWLLGISPALWTICHDTGHARFGQATTNITESFNGNVRVARHLPVTAMIEFMFYKTVRTVNKERNAVLEGIGEGHELCLRTRNKLEKIAAKANTHRVETFNRGTGLFSVKTQRYMVKGCNKGGNTQVVDITQRTCTCGKWACHRLPCSHLIAACNHNHLNWKQWIGPFHYNSTLLKLWEPMIYPLPATGYWDIDLPVQWRMFGTVVPNEALRKRRRKRGERGQSVRIRTEMDSSRTSHKCGRCKQEGHTRRSKRCPLYNVDPTV